The Enhydrobacter sp. sequence GCGTGTCGTTGCCGTGCTCGACCACCTCGCCGAACGCCTTGCTGGGCACGTTGACGCCCGTGAAGACTTCGTAGCCCGCTTCGCGCCAGGCCTTCAGGCCGCCTTTCATGACGGCAAGATCGGTGTAACCCAGCGTCGAAAGCCGGGCGGCGGCACGGTTGGCGCGGCCGGCCCATTGCGGGTCGCGGTCCTCCTCGCCGCTGTCCATCAAGACGATGCGGGTATTCGGATCGGGCAGCAGGGCGAAGGCGCGCGGCTCCAGCCGCGACAGCGGCAGGGGCGTCGCGAACAGGGGATGTCCCTCGGTCGAGAACTCGCCCTCCTCGCGGACGTCGAAGAAGGCGAAGACCTCGCCCGATTTCAGCATCGCCTTGACCCGCTGCACCGGCAGAAGCGGCGTCAGGATCCGCGCTTTGGCCATGAAGCGCTTCGCGGCCCCCGTACCAAGGTCGACGCTGACGCGGTCAGGCAGATGCTCGAGGCTCAGGCCATAGAAGTGGAGATGCAGCGCATCACCCGAGCCCGCCGGCGTCTCGATATGATGGAAATCGTCGGGCAGGTAGCAGATGAAGTCGCCGCGTCTCAGCGTCTTCTCCCTGGCAGGCGCCTCGCGAAGCTGCACCATGTCCGCGCGGGCGCCGTTGTCCAGTCGGTCGTAGACGACATTGCGCTCGGCGCCGTGCACGCCGGCAATGATTGCCCAGGTCGTATGGTTGTGAGGCGGTACCTTCTTTCCCGCACCGCCGGCCGAGGCGTAGAGCGCGAAGCGATGGTCGCGATCCTCGCTCAGGCGATAGATGCCGCCGTCCGGTCCGAGCGGGAACTCCTCCTGCGGGAAGAGCTCGGCCCGGTTCGCCAGCGAGGCGAGGAGATGGCCGAGCCGGTCGAGTGTCGCCCGGCCGATGCCGTCCTTCTCGATCGCGCGGGCCTGGTCGACAAGCTGCCGGACGGCGGCGGCGCGTTCCTGGTGCAAGCTCATGGTCTCCTCCGGTTTGCGCCAGTATAGCGAGCCCGTGCTTGTCGCCCTACGGCCGTCAAACTACTCTGCGAGCATGAGATATCTTTTGGCGTCGGTCTTGATGGCGGCGGCGACCGGCCTCGCAGCCTCGGCCTGGGCGCAGACCACCACGCCGCCGCACCGTCCCCCGGCCGCCAAGACCGCCAGGACCACCACCAAGGTCGCCGTCCGGGCGCCCGCCCACCACGCCCCGGGCGCGCCTCACGCCAAACCGCACCCGGTCGTTCGTCATGCGGCGGTCCGCCATCCGGTGTTCGTGCCGCCGCCGCCGGTCATCGAGCTCGACGAGACGGCGGTCAATCCCGAGCTGCCCACTGCGCTCGATGCCGGGACGAGAGACCGCTACCGCCGCATCTTCCAGGATCAGGCGGCCGGCAAATGGGGTGAGGCGGATGCCGAGATCGCCCGCCTCGGCGACAGGACGCTGATGGGTTATGTCGGCGCCCAGCGTCTGCTGTCGCCGCGCTATCGCGCGGGCTACAGCGAGCTCGCGGCCTGGCTGCAGGATTACAACGACCATCCCGATGCGCCCGCCATCTATCGCCTCGCCCTCGCCAGACGGCCGCGCGGCGCGGCCGATGAATTGACCCCCGCGACCTTCGTCACCCGGGTGCCGCTCTCGCCGGCCTTTGCCGCTGCCCGTACCGTGACGGGATCCGACGCCGCCGAAGCGGCCCAGCTGCGCGCGCGGCTGCAGCAGATGATCGACGATGGCGGCTTCAACGCTGCCTTCGCCTTGCTCGATCGCAAGTCGACGGCCGATCTCCTGGGGCCGCAGGAAGTTGAGCTGTGGCGCGGCCGCGTCCGCACGCACGCGCTCGAGGCCGATTCGCAGCGCGCCCTGCAGGTCCCGGTCGAGATCAGCCTGCCGCCCGACGCCAACTGGAACGCGGGCCTGGCGGCCTTCACCGGCGGCGATATGCCCGAGGCAGCGCGTCGTTTCGAGATGGTGGCCGATGCTGCGCCCGATCAGGTGTCGTCCTGGACCTTGTCGGCCGGCGCCTTCTGGGCCGCGCGCGCCAACCTGCTGGCGGGCAACCCGCAGAAGTTCGCGCCCTATCTCAAGCGTGCGGCCCTGCACGGCCGCACCTTCTACGGGCTGATCGCGCAGAAGGCGCTCGGCATGAAGATCGTGGCCGACTGGAGCCTGCCGGCGATCGATCGCAAGGAAGCCGATCTTCTGCGCAACGATCGTGCCGGGCGGCGCGCGCTGGCCCTGCTGCAGCTCGGCGCCTCGACCGCGGCAAGCCGCGAGCTGTTCGCCGCCTCGCTCGACGCCGATCCCGGCTACATCACCGCCATCCTGTCGCTGGCCAGCAAGGCCGTGCTGCCCGACCTGTCGGTGCGGGTCGCCAACGCCGCCTGGGACGTCCGGCACAGGATCCCGGGCTATGACGCCGCCGCCTATCCGCTGCCGCCCTGGCAGCCGGCCAGCGGCTTCGGCCTCGATCGCGCGCTGCTTTGGGGCTTCATGCGCCAGGAATCCGCCTTCAATCCCAAGGCCCGCTCCTATGTCGGCGCGATCGGCCTTCTGCAGCTCATGCCGAGTACGGCGCAGATCGTCAGAGCCAAGCTCGCACCCGAGACGGCGGGCGGCGATACATTCGATCCCTCGATCAACATGTCGCTCGGCCAGGCCTACATCAGCTCGCTGATGGGCGATGTCGACGACAGCCTGGTGCGTGTGGCTGCCGCCTACAACGGCGGACCGGGCAACGTGAACCGCTGGGACAGTTCGCTGAACGCCTCGGCCGATCCGCTGCTCTACATCGCCTCGATCCCGCTCAACGAGACGCGGGACTTCGTGCAGCGCGTGCTGGCGAACTATTGGATGTACCAGATCCGGCTCGGCCAGCCGACGCCGTCGCTCGACCAGATCGCCGCCCACGAATGGCCGCGCTACATCCCGCAGGACACGGGCCGTTGATCCTGTTCCTATGTGACCATGTAATATGGCCACATAGGGATCGGCCATGGAGCGCAAGATAAATGCGGCCGCTTTCAAGACGCGCTGCCTCGCCCTGATCGACGAGGTCGCCGAAAGCGGCGCGCCGATCATCGTCACCAAGCGCGGCAAGGCGAAGGTGCAGGTCGTCGCCGTGCGCGAGAAACCCAGGACGCTTTTGGGTGCCACGAAGGGCACTTTCAGGATTCTCGGCGATATTGTCGGTCCTGTCGTCGAGGATTGGGACGAGGATCGTGAATGGCGCAACATCACCGGGCAATTCGATGACCCTCCTGCTCGATACGCACACGATCCTTTGGCTCACCGAGCAGATGCCCAGGCTCGGAAAAGCAGCAAGGCGAAGGTGCGACGTCGCTCTCGCCGCCGGTGAGCTTGCCGTTTCGACGGTGACATTCTTCGAACTGAACTGGGCCTTGGGGCGCGGCCGTGTCGAAGGACCGTCAGATATTCGCGGATGGCGTCGTGATCTCCTGACACTGGGCCTACGTGAGATTGCCTTGTCGGCCGAGATTGCACTGAAGGCGGCGGAACTCGACAATCTGCACGGTGATCTGTTCGATCGGATAATCGTTGCCACGGCGCTGGTCGAAGACGCAGTATTGCTCACCGCCGACCGTCCGCTCCTCGCCTGGTCCGGGAAGCTCCGCCGGCAGGACGCGCGGCTGTGATGGGGAAGGTTCTCGCCATGAATGCCGCCCGTTTGCGCCGCTTCATTGCCGACATGACTTCCCTCGTGGGCGGGGCGTGGCAGGACAAGGACGAGGCGGCGGTCATCGAGGTCGGCCGCAAGCTCCTGGGCGAGCTGGTGAGTCACGACGACTGGCTGCCCGAGAGCATGGCCAGATGCCCGCCGCACGGCTATGCGCAAAACCTTCTGTGGTGCGATCCGTTCGAGCGCTTCTCGATGGTAAGCTTCGTCTGGGCGCCGAGCGCCTGCACGCCCGTGCACGATCACCGCATGTGGGGCCTCGTCGGCATGCTGCGCGGCTCGGAGATCTCGCAGGCCTTCTCTCGCGACGCGGCGACCGGTACGCTCGCCGCCGGCGAGGCGACGACGCTGATGCCCGGCGATGTCGAGGCGTTGGTTCCCGCACTGGGCGACATCCATCGCGTGACCAACGCGCTTGCCGACTGCGGCTCGATCAGCATCCATCTCTATGGCGGCAATATCGGCGCGGTGCACCGGCATATTTTCGATCCAGAGACAGGCGAGCCCAGACCGTTCGTGTCCGGCTACACCAACCAGGTCATGCCCAATCTCTGGGTCCGTTCCGCCGAGGACCGTGCCGGCATGTAGGTGTCAGCAGCGAAACTGCCGCTAAATCCAACTTGACCTGCCGCGTCGGCACCACCAAATCTCACTCAGTGTGAAATGGAAAGGACAGTG is a genomic window containing:
- a CDS encoding lytic transglycosylase domain-containing protein, which codes for MASVLMAAATGLAASAWAQTTTPPHRPPAAKTARTTTKVAVRAPAHHAPGAPHAKPHPVVRHAAVRHPVFVPPPPVIELDETAVNPELPTALDAGTRDRYRRIFQDQAAGKWGEADAEIARLGDRTLMGYVGAQRLLSPRYRAGYSELAAWLQDYNDHPDAPAIYRLALARRPRGAADELTPATFVTRVPLSPAFAAARTVTGSDAAEAAQLRARLQQMIDDGGFNAAFALLDRKSTADLLGPQEVELWRGRVRTHALEADSQRALQVPVEISLPPDANWNAGLAAFTGGDMPEAARRFEMVADAAPDQVSSWTLSAGAFWAARANLLAGNPQKFAPYLKRAALHGRTFYGLIAQKALGMKIVADWSLPAIDRKEADLLRNDRAGRRALALLQLGASTAASRELFAASLDADPGYITAILSLASKAVLPDLSVRVANAAWDVRHRIPGYDAAAYPLPPWQPASGFGLDRALLWGFMRQESAFNPKARSYVGAIGLLQLMPSTAQIVRAKLAPETAGGDTFDPSINMSLGQAYISSLMGDVDDSLVRVAAAYNGGPGNVNRWDSSLNASADPLLYIASIPLNETRDFVQRVLANYWMYQIRLGQPTPSLDQIAAHEWPRYIPQDTGR
- a CDS encoding type II toxin-antitoxin system Phd/YefM family antitoxin, with the translated sequence MERKINAAAFKTRCLALIDEVAESGAPIIVTKRGKAKVQVVAVREKPRTLLGATKGTFRILGDIVGPVVEDWDEDREWRNITGQFDDPPARYAHDPLAHRADAQARKSSKAKVRRRSRRR
- a CDS encoding type II toxin-antitoxin system VapC family toxin encodes the protein MTLLLDTHTILWLTEQMPRLGKAARRRCDVALAAGELAVSTVTFFELNWALGRGRVEGPSDIRGWRRDLLTLGLREIALSAEIALKAAELDNLHGDLFDRIIVATALVEDAVLLTADRPLLAWSGKLRRQDARL
- a CDS encoding cysteine dioxygenase, producing MGKVLAMNAARLRRFIADMTSLVGGAWQDKDEAAVIEVGRKLLGELVSHDDWLPESMARCPPHGYAQNLLWCDPFERFSMVSFVWAPSACTPVHDHRMWGLVGMLRGSEISQAFSRDAATGTLAAGEATTLMPGDVEALVPALGDIHRVTNALADCGSISIHLYGGNIGAVHRHIFDPETGEPRPFVSGYTNQVMPNLWVRSAEDRAGM